The genomic region CGCAGGGGCAGCGGCAGCCAAAATGGTTCCTGCTATTCGTGATTTGAAACAGCATGGTTTTGTCGAAGATTACAGTCAAGTTGCAATTCTAACTTTTAGTACTAGAGAAACATCTCATGCAATCGGTACTTACACAACTGCTCTCCGCAACGCAGGAATCCCCCTCTATAACCCTCGTAACCGTACCGCGCATAAAGACAGACGTTTTCTAGCAATGATTGGAGGGCTTAGTTTTATATTAGACTGGATGGCTGCTTATAAAACTTTTGATAAGCCTCCAACGAAACTGCCTAGTAGTGTACCAGGATATATTGATCAAGCACGAACAGAATTCGAAGCTTTGCTTGATTCAGGCAAATTTCTTGATCTGAAAGCTTACGTCGATTCTTCTATTTCTGCTATTAAGAATGCCAAGTACGATCCTGATAAGTCAGTTAATTACCTAACCCGTAAAGGCGGTCGGCGTGTTACAACTTCTGGGCTGTTATATAAATTGTTGGCTCACGAACCTTTTGCTTCGGACTTAAACGATCCCGAAGGAGCAGAACGACTAAAAGCCTTAAATTTGATTCTTGCTGAATTCGAGTCTTTATACGACGATGGGGAATTAAAACTAGCGCTTAATGAATCGGGTGAGAGGGTGTTAGACCGATGGACTCTCTATAACTTCTATGCAGTATTTGTTGAAGGAATTCATGACGGCTTAAATGATCCTGAAAATGACGAGATTAGTATTCAGGATGGCATGGTGAACATCATGACAATTCACCAATCAAAGGGACTAGAGTTTGAAGTTGTATTTGTTCTTCGGCCAGATAAACAGCCTTTCCTAAGTGATACACATATTCTGGAGGATGAACTCGATCCGTTTGTTCGACGACCTACAAAACCAGATCAGCGACGAACTCAGGAACTCCGAGCAGCCGAGGATGCAATTCGCTTGTTTTTCGTTGCGTACTCACGAGCAAAGCGGTTGTTAATTCTAACAGGTAACAAAATCAACGAGTGGGATAGAGTTTTGGGAAGAACTGAGACGGGAAATTCCCTCAATACCCCAGATAGCCTCCGTAATTCAGGAGTTCATTTGTTATGAGTCTAACTAATTTGTTGACAGGGTGGACAGTGCCTCAGAAAGTTCAAGAGACTCATATTCGCAAATACTCAACTACTGGAGATATATTGTCGTTCAAGCGTTGTAGACGACAATATGGTTTCTTTGGAGTTCGTGGTTTCAGCAGTGCAACCGCAACTCAACGATATTTTGGAAATTTAGTTCACGATGTCTTGGATCAGATTAACCGGAACTACCGCTTAAACCCTGTATTACCAGATCACGTTGAAGTTACAGAGTTAACAGGGAAAGCACATGAACGGTTAATTCGTTCTGGAGTACGTCCTTATAACGCAAAACAACAAAAGGAGCTTGCGACTAAGTTAATCCATCGATTTGTTGTTCTAATCGGACACCAGTTCTTTCCTTACGTTAGAAAGACGGAATATCGGTTAGAACGTGCTTTAAAGACGCACACTAATTTAGATTACATCTTAGACGGAGTTGTAGACGTACTATCTGGAGCAGTTTCTCATGCGCTGGATTTGCCTTTTAGTACTGAGCCTGATGATGTCGAAATTTGGGATTATAAATCAGGTAAGATGCCGGACAAGAATTCGCGGGAGATGCGAGATTATCAGTACCAGATGCGAGTTTATGCGGAACTTTATCGTCAGCAAACAGGAGAATACCCGGCTCGTTGTGCCCTCGTGTTTGTAGGTGAACTAGGAGAAGATACTCGGTGGAATGACCAACGACCTTACTTAGGGGATTATCCTCGATTGATTTACACAATTCACCCGAATCCAAACCACATTCAAGCAGCAATGCAAGATTTTCACGAGACGGTTGAGGCTATTGAAGCTGAACGTGCTAAACCTTATGGTGATCAGTGGCAACCACCTGAACACAAAGTTGACAAAGATACCTGCACTGCATGTGAATTACGTTTTAGATGTGATGGATTCTCAGATAGCCAGCGACAGCGAGCAGAGGCGTTATAGAAAATCAGATTATTGAATTTAGAACGATGGTACATAGGAGAGTTTACAACAGCTAAAATGTCATCAGCTTATATATTGGAATTGTGGAAAAACATTTTTTGCCTGTCTTCGCTGTCAATCGACTCAATCTTCTAAAGAAATTGCAGAGGGTTGAAGGTGAGTTCGGCATTCTAGCAACTTTTATTGAATCAGATAATTTTCTTACATTACTTCGTTCCCAGGGCAAACCATACTTCATCGACAGCGGTGTGTTTGAGGATAAGAGCAATCCCTGGTATTGCCAGCTTGACTGTGAGTTTGTTAACGGGCGTTGGGTACGGGAATGGAAGTTAGCTAGTCCCCAGCAGTTTCAGAAGAAGTTCAAAACTTTTTTCGATCGCTGTGATCGGTTTGCACCAGATTATGTGTTTGCCCCTGATGTAATTCGAGAGCCTTTATTATCGTTACATCTTGCTCGAATTGCATGGCAAGAGTATTCATCAAAGCCTAGACCCTACCAGTTAATTGGGGTTGTTCAAGTTGGAGAAGGTTTATACAACTGGCAGGACAATTTTCAGCCTCATGTAGAGGCGTTGTTGCCACATTATTACTCTCCAAAGAGCTTCCTAGCGTCTCTGATTAGCGAGTATAAAGAAATTGGTTTCCAAAAGATTGCTTTAGGAGGTCTGCTCAAGGCCGAAAGTACAATGCCAATGGGATTAAAGTTTGGCTTATCTAATGAACAATTAGATGAACTTTTAGCTTGGAGCAGACCTGACTTTGTTTTAGGTGGACTCGCATTGTCAAGATTGGAGGTTCTCAGAAAGCATCGGGTTTGGGCAGATTCGACCAATTGGCTCTGGTGGGACGCCCGTTATGATCAGCAAAGATTTGGCGATCGCGATGCTTTACAAGAAGTCTTTGCAACCTCAAACAACACAAGCAGTGGGAACGACCCCTACGAACTCGCGTAGTACCCGATGACAAGCATCTACAGTGGTTCGCGTGTTTTGAATGATGGGATCACCCTTGGCTCCGGTTTGTGTTACGCCCCTTTCTCGCCAGAAGGGGTCTTCCCGATGCCAGTTGATCTCCCGTAACCTGGACAATCGCTTCATCAAGTCCTCATCAGGAACACCCTCTACATATAAATCGCGTGCCACTAACCCCAGAGCCTGAATTACAACGGCTGTCACTGTTAAAGTCTCCTGCCTTTGGCGATCGCGCTCCTTCTTGCTGACTACCCTCCAAGGATTATCCGGTAAAGTAGAGGCAACCACAGTCCAAAATGTTGTTGCCCAATCACTCCGGGATTCTAAATTATTCCTTGACCTTAAATTTGGAAACATGTGCTGAGTTGCAGTCACTAGCGTTGAAAACGTCATCAGTTTAGGATTGTGTTTGCCAAGCCCGTTTTCAACCATCTCCACATTGTTACTAAACTGTGGAACTAGGTCTAGAAGAACTCTAGCAATCAGTACTGTTGGCGATCGCTGATCAAAAGTGTGAGCCAAAGACACGCTCGGACGCTGTACCAGCAAGTTTTGATCCCGGAATGCTTGCCGCTCTTGTTCCAGAGGCAGTCCAGCATAGATCAAAGCTCCCAACTCTAACTGAGCCAAAGCAGCCTCCTTAATTGGATCATCCTCTACATTCTTGAGGGCCTGACGAATTCCAAAACAGCGGTGTTGTCCATCGGTCAGTCGCAAGCTTACAGAATGGTAGGGCAGCACGATGCTACCATCCCGATAAATTGGTCGCGGTTGGACATTGAGGCAGATGGCTGGGAAGAAGGTACTGCCATCTTCATAGGTTTCCAGAATATACTGAGCGATCGTCTTGACCCTGACTGGGTTAGGCTTCCGCTGAGCAAAGTCAGGTAGCTCTGGATCGTTAGGCACATATAGACATCCAACATCTAGTAATCGGGCAATATCACCAAAAAGGAGACTAGCAACATAACTCTGGTGCTCATTCAATACCCCGCGCTGCACAAGTACCGCTCGAAGAACGAGTTCCATAATCAAAATTCTCCTATTCAAGAAAATTTAATGGACAACTACTACCAATCCCAATCGCTTATTCGTAACTCTCCAAAGGCTTATAAATTAGCTGTAGGATCGACTCGAATAGCCTTACTACAGCTAAGGGTCAGCCCATGCGTACACCAGGAAAGAAGAATCAGAAAGGACAACCGGAAAAATACAGCGAGATGAAAAAACGAGTGAACTTTACTCTCACACCTACAGGCCTTGCTCGATTGGAAGATTTAGCATTCCAAAGGCAACTTTCAAAATCAGAATTCATTGAGCAAGTTGTTAGAGGTGAAATCCCTGTGCAATAGCTTCTCTGACACCCATGGAGCAAGAAATCTTAAAAAAGTACTTAAGCAGGTTATTTCTTATGCCTATGATGAGTTAGCTGGCAAGGTTTATTTACCACCTGTCGAGCCACGAGTAATCGTCAGACCAACCTGCGGCAACAAATTGAGCAGTGGCAAGCTTTAGGTAGTGTTCTAGACATGTGGAAGCAGTCAAACAGCTTGACCAAACTCATAGCGGTTGATGAACAACCCAATCACAATGTCTTGTAACTAAGTAAATTTAGAAAAACAAATCGTTTTGCGAGCTAATCGCTTAATCCGAGTTCTCAAGTTTAAATGTTTGTGCTCAATCTTCTGGGTGTTCGCTTGATAATGGAGCAGTTGCAGACCGTCTCCGCTATGCGATGGCAAATCTTCATCACTACTTCTAGATTAAGCAAGCGGTATTAAACAGCTAAGTTCATTAAAAAAGATGGTTTACTAAGTTGATGGCGATCGTTTGACTTCTATCCCTAATTCCGGCACGCCTTGAACACCTGCTTTGCCAACAGTCTTAATGTCTCATGCGCCTTCTCATACAACGGCTTAGGGAAGTTGTCAGTGCAGGTATAAATCACGCCATCATCGTCCACGATGAACTGTAACTCGCCGACCGTAACTTGGAACGGGAACCACTCCCCTTCCACCTGATAAGTCTCGCCCAACCGGTCTATCTCTAACCCAAACTCCTCCATCTCTGGCATTGCTACTAAAGCTTCAATCATCTCTGGTTGCCCCACTGTCACAATCGAATAGCACACCCCTGCGTCATGGCTTTCAAACCGTGTTCGCTTACCTCGCTTCTGCCATTCCAGTTGTCGCAGTTGGCTCGATAACTCCCCGATCTCTCTGGCTGGATACTTCAAGTACTGGCGCAAACTTGTGCTGTATGGAATGAAAGCAAACGATGGTGACGACCCGAACTGCCACTGCACCTGCTGCTCCACCTGTTCGATCGCTCGGTTCAACAAACTCGCCTTGGAGTCATCCTGCTTCTCTAGTGCCAGCTCGCGCATCCACTCCTTCACCAATTCTCGCACTGCAAACTCCATAATCTGACTGTACCTGACACAATCTGATTCAAGAGCATGACCGACCAGCTCCACCAGATGCTGTAAGACAAACTGCTTCTGACCCTGCACCCTTACCCGCATAAGCTCACCTCATTCACATAGGAGCGATATTCCTGCTCGTTCAATAGGGCTGTCCCAATCAGTACCCCGACCACGGAACGAGCATCTAGCTCGCTACAAGCAGCCACATAAGCAGCCATGCGGAGCAGTTCCTCGTCCAGCACTGCCTGAATCTCATTCGGAGATGCTATCGTTGCTTTCGC from Trichocoleus sp. harbors:
- a CDS encoding CopG family transcriptional regulator; amino-acid sequence: MRTPGKKNQKGQPEKYSEMKKRVNFTLTPTGLARLEDLAFQRQLSKSEFIEQVVRGEIPVQ
- a CDS encoding DNA sulfur modification protein DndB yields the protein MELVLRAVLVQRGVLNEHQSYVASLLFGDIARLLDVGCLYVPNDPELPDFAQRKPNPVRVKTIAQYILETYEDGSTFFPAICLNVQPRPIYRDGSIVLPYHSVSLRLTDGQHRCFGIRQALKNVEDDPIKEAALAQLELGALIYAGLPLEQERQAFRDQNLLVQRPSVSLAHTFDQRSPTVLIARVLLDLVPQFSNNVEMVENGLGKHNPKLMTFSTLVTATQHMFPNLRSRNNLESRSDWATTFWTVVASTLPDNPWRVVSKKERDRQRQETLTVTAVVIQALGLVARDLYVEGVPDEDLMKRLSRLREINWHREDPFWRERGVTQTGAKGDPIIQNTRTTVDACHRVLREFVGVVPTACVV
- a CDS encoding PD-(D/E)XK nuclease family protein, producing MSLTNLLTGWTVPQKVQETHIRKYSTTGDILSFKRCRRQYGFFGVRGFSSATATQRYFGNLVHDVLDQINRNYRLNPVLPDHVEVTELTGKAHERLIRSGVRPYNAKQQKELATKLIHRFVVLIGHQFFPYVRKTEYRLERALKTHTNLDYILDGVVDVLSGAVSHALDLPFSTEPDDVEIWDYKSGKMPDKNSREMRDYQYQMRVYAELYRQQTGEYPARCALVFVGELGEDTRWNDQRPYLGDYPRLIYTIHPNPNHIQAAMQDFHETVEAIEAERAKPYGDQWQPPEHKVDKDTCTACELRFRCDGFSDSQRQRAEAL